A genomic stretch from Pyxidicoccus xibeiensis includes:
- a CDS encoding SRPBCC family protein: MTQEKIFNFVVDKDNLAVKVERSFDAPLDLVWAAWTEAELLDQWWAPKPWKAETKSMDFSEGGRWLYAMVGPQGERHWALKDFSKIAPRKSFTYRSLFCDESGKVNPATTGSTWVNSFSESKGITLVTNDIRCDSLAHLEAQIKMGFKEGYSAGLGNLEELLARLREKGK, translated from the coding sequence ATGACCCAAGAGAAGATTTTCAATTTCGTGGTGGACAAGGATAACCTGGCCGTCAAGGTGGAGCGCTCCTTTGATGCGCCGCTCGACCTGGTCTGGGCGGCCTGGACCGAGGCCGAACTCCTCGACCAATGGTGGGCGCCCAAACCCTGGAAGGCGGAAACCAAATCCATGGACTTTTCCGAAGGCGGGCGATGGCTGTATGCCATGGTCGGTCCCCAAGGCGAGAGGCATTGGGCATTGAAGGACTTCTCGAAGATCGCCCCGCGAAAAAGCTTCACGTACCGGAGCCTCTTCTGCGACGAAAGCGGAAAAGTGAATCCGGCCACGACGGGGTCGACATGGGTCAATTCCTTCTCCGAAAGCAAAGGCATCACCCTGGTCACCAATGACATCCGCTGCGATTCGCTCGCGCACCTCGAAGCCCAAATCAAGATGGGGTTCAAGGAAGGCTATTCCGCGGGCCTGGGCAATCTGGAAGAGTTGCTCGCGCGCCTCCGGGAAAAAGGGAAATGA
- a CDS encoding ArsR/SmtB family transcription factor — translation MRRDIFQAIADPTRRAIIMLLAVQGMTPSAMAEHFETSRQAVSKHIRILVECDLLDQEQQGREIQYHLRADKMLEVEQWLEQFKALMAKRFTQLDDVLTRLKARKK, via the coding sequence ATGAGAAGGGACATTTTCCAAGCCATCGCCGATCCGACCCGGCGCGCCATCATCATGCTCTTGGCCGTGCAGGGGATGACCCCGAGTGCCATGGCCGAGCATTTCGAGACCAGCCGGCAGGCCGTTTCGAAGCACATCCGGATCCTGGTGGAATGCGACCTGCTGGATCAGGAACAGCAAGGGCGGGAAATCCAATACCACTTGAGGGCCGACAAGATGCTCGAAGTCGAGCAATGGCTGGAGCAATTCAAGGCCCTGATGGCCAAGCGGTTCACCCAACTGGACGACGTACTCACCCGATTGAAGGCGAGGAAGAAATGA